tcaagatggcTCAACAATAGAGACCATGGACTTGCCTAAGGCTCTCTCTCACTTAATCTTTTAAGATAGATAAGAGTATTTTAAATCCTTAGTAATtatcttgatgaataaattatctactctaagaattttcaaaaatatttatttcttaattggaaaTCTAGTGTAATAGTAgaatatcaaaatgaaaaattttaaaattttcatgagagtatttttcaaaagaattttgaaaaaaatatcaactctCAAAATGTAAAaccattttcataaaattctccttctATACACAAttaatccaattaataaatattttattaaggaaatgttttcaaatttatctcCATCAAAATATTAAGGCTTTTGGTAATAATCTTtcaatgataaattatctctaatgaaatttcataatatttattttccaaattgaaaatactagtgtaataaggaaattaccaatttatgagattttgaaaatcttgagaGCACCTTATCCAATAAAAGAACTTTAGCTTCTCATATCAAAATTCCTcacaaatttactttttttattcttacaCTTTTCCAATCTCATAAATATTCTCAtggaaatttcataataattattctattaaaTACTACCAAAAACATAACTTTTTAGTAATTTcataatggataaaatattctctatcaaaaattccaaaaatgtctgttttcttaaaaagaattaaacaatccattttggaaagtattttcaaaatattttatatctccattCAATTActaaaagtttccaaaaatattttggcaacctttcttattataaattctttatcatgaaattttccaaatttgttatttattttttaaattgggaCTCCTATGCTAAAATAATTACTCTCTTACTCTTTACCCTTGAACTATCCATATCCAAATAGAACGGTTTCCTTCTTCACTCAGGGATGGAGAGCTTGGAAGACCATATAAGTGTAGTTCTCATTCTCTCATGAGGGAGAACCTAGAAAGCCACTTATCCCAAAACCACATGGATAATTCCAAAAGGAATAGCATTCTTATTAGCAACAAAGACTACAAGAAAAAGTGAGATATAGTGACATAGTTTTAGTTAGGGCCAACAAAATCCCCAACCAAAGAATATATATAGCATTGTACTTGAGTCGTAACTAGTAAAAGATTTTTGCTAACATTATAGTTAGAGTAGTAATGGGTTACTACTAGAAATGCCCTTATAGTTGGGGCAATGAATGAGTCGCTACCATATATGGCCTAATAGACACAACCACATGGGCTTGCCCGCGACCATAAAGCCATTATATGAGCATTGCCTTTCCCACTCACTTTGGACCGCGAACCTACTAAGAGCTATTTATtttgtcattaattttttttttttttggtaagaaTCTTCAAACacttatgaaaatttttctctctatttttttgacattttccttTCATTCACTCTTCTAAGCCCTCATCTCTAAGACTCTAGCTCCTAAAGCCATAAAACCCTTATGTATGTCTAGTGATTGTTCTTTTTCTAAGGCGTCGGAAAGAATAATTTCTCCGACTAGACTACTACCATCACCAACATTCTCATCATTGACGAGGCCTAGATCAATGACTAGCTCTGATTCTCactttttttctccaaaatacTCTTACGAATTTCAAATTCGGACCCGTAATCTAGTTAAAGAGAACCAATAACCCAAAATTCAACTTGATTGAACAACCATTGGTGAAAAGTCTCTGAAGATCGTTGTCTTCTTGGCTTCACAGTGAAGAAATGCATAGCTGGGGATCAAATAATTGGCTATCTTGATTGATTTTCAAGTAGCAAGTTTTGGTTCTCATGTTCGCCACCATGGCATCAATTTACATTGTCAACCAGTGAGTTCTCCCATTGTTTCATGTTGTGAATTGATTTTCACTTCTTAGCTGTAATAGTGCTTATGGTTTGGTTAATTTCGCTAATTTAGGTTTTGTTTTgtgattgtttgattttgaatataattagtccatttatttaaaagaaattttttttatggaagttTGTTATTGGTAGGCTATGGTTGAATTCTAAGAATAgggtttatttgattaaaaagctTGATAAGAGAATTggtcaagtattttttttttttttatcttttattctaTGTATTACCATTTGTTATTCAATTGTCgcttcaaattttctttcccATAGTTTGTTAATGCATTTTTTGGGACCATTTTGTTGTTGGGGTTAAATTATAATGATACAAAAGGGGTCTTGACATTGTATGGAACCAAAATTAGTCCACCAtggtttaaattaattatatgttCTATAGCATTACATTACAATGCCAAATAAATTGGTGATTTGCATGAGCTcatccatttttctttgtttctttttatttttgtctttttttttttccttttattgaaACAATTGGAGTGGATACCaacctattttcattttttgaaattaatcatttaGAGTAATTTACTAGATAATTggcttttctattttaataatttttaggcACAATTAGCCATATTAGTGAATGACATACTGAAAATTATAGTATGcaggtaaataaattatatccaTTCTTCTTTTatgtggggttttttttttttggcctttgtTATAATAGACAAAATATAACCTAGAGGTCATAATGATGGTTCTATAGATTTGAAGTTTTCTACATCGATAGGAATCAATTTGAGAACATCTAGATCACAAGTATGACATTATTTTCTAGATCTATggtttgtttttagtttttgaataCCAAGTTTTCTACTATGCTTAGATCCAAAGAGCCTACGATAGATTTCATGCACCCTAATGGTCCTAGACCTAGGAATGGAGTAGTATAGGATTTCccaacacaaaaaacaaaagaaagtacttgaattgattatcaaaataagtaaatatatcaataatagTACCATGAATTTTTTGGTCTAAAACATTGAAAGAGAATAATATGTTAGATCTAGTTTCAATATATGATAAACAATccctaataatttttcatatgatATAGTCTTCGGGATCTTAATGTCTTTACaattactttcttcaaaataGAAAGTATTTCCATCTTGTACCTAGCCTCCTCCTTCATATAGAAACATTATTCCTACTTCATCAAccaccaaaacaaacaaaataatccCAATTATTGGTGTATCAACATACaatagtagattttttttttttttttatagttataaTGGAGCATTACCATTAATTAGTAGgtattcattttaataaatttattcattattaaatacatattatCTCATtagacatatttattttttaataaataaaaaataaaaaagactattaatcatctttactaccaaaaattaatatcaataatgcTATAGAAATACAATGTTTCTAGttactaaataattttaaatattgcaACTCTCAactatttttaacaaaacaatACATATGTATTCAATAAAAGATTAGTTACACTATAATTCATTAATGTCAAGGGTAATTTGCAAATTATTCAACTCGAGTTGAGTATAACTAAAAAACATATGTACAATAATATAATGTTactataaaataactatatataaaCTTAACCTACTTTAAATTCAACTTAACATCGGTAAAGTTTtgatattcaactaaaaaaatgCAACTTTATCTATTATGTCAAAACTCTATTACCGCATATATTTACATCtgtatgaaaaaacaaatatacaaACAACACCAAAACCATAATAAAATTCCATAATTATGTTTCATTACTTATCATCATTTGATTTTGCCATGTGAATAATGTGCCTCTGTTACTTTTTATATTGGTTGTTTACTTCTTTTAACTCCCTTTTCATAGCTAtaaatgacattaaaaaaatatgtagcaatttgaaacttatttacatatttaCTACATCTCACTAAgttgaaaatattgaataaataaaaaatgaaagaaaaatatatgaaaacagAGAAAATAAACATACATTATTTATCCAACCATAACTGTAACCATTTTAAGTGAAGAAACCGGAAGAGAATTAGTAtgtaaaatttaaagaaatgtgATGAAGAAGACAGAAACCGGAATAACtagggaaaatgaaaaaaggaaagagaaaagggaagaaagaataagaaagGTAAAAGGGAGGAAAAGTTAGAATTGAAGGAAAAATGGGCTGCAAGAATAGTTTGGCCTAAAATGGATTATATATTTTTGGCTATTAAGAGTGAGGTTAGATTTGTAATTTCATGgtaattttttcccttttaatccCTTATCcctatttttaaatacaatatcaaaaaaGGTAATTTTGTGATCCATCTTATTCTATtgcattattcatattttttcataagCTCAAAGGTAAGTGGAGTGGTAGTTTTGCCCTACAAGGCTACAACCCTCCTTAAATATGGTTAAGTTATTTTCACTCTATTTTCATTTGCTTAAAGGAAAGTCAAGTTTTTGTTaataatcacaaaataattaaaaattactttgCTAATATTGCGAAGCTGACACTTTATAGCATTTTGTACGGAAATACTGACAGAATTGATTGTACTATACATAAAGATGTGCAATTGAAGTAGTTTAATTTGGCTCTTATACATGCACCCATCATATTTAGATCATTTACTTCTTTGAAGAAAACCCAGCTACATTGATGTCTACTGATACAAATCCATTAAATTCGAACTtaaatgcatatatataattCCACTCACCAGTTCTTAAGCACCCTGCACATAAATTGATATCTTGTACTATCCTTATTAAAAATGTATTGGAACGTCTTttattataagaatattttattagaaGAATCATCTGTCAAATCTTTTTTTcggaaaattttaattatttgaaggtattttttgtcaaatatcttttttttttcaaaaaaaaaaaaaaccccaaagtaaaatttgaaattaagatCAATTACCATACATACATTTTCAAGTTCTGTTTATGTCACCATTTCAGCATGAATTTGAAGGGTTATACTGTTGcattcatgaaaaaataaacattcaaaGCAAATGATTGAAACTTCACCaaaccataaataaaaaatgcatgaatTTAACTACCCATATCAACAAAAATCcaatgaaattttcaaaatgtgaATTCAACCCATTTCATGGTCTTACCCTAACGAAGTTGGCATGATGACTAAAAGACTTGAATTTTTTCGGTGAGATACTGTTGAGATCTCAACAAACTCCTTTAGGCTTAAGATGGAAATGATCGTGTGTGGATAACCCCCTCTGCAACATTGACCCATAACATAGCCCATAGCTTAAATGTGACCGATCAAGGGCATTTTCTAGGTCTGAAAGATAAATTTTCAACCACATCTGCGAAAGGGGTTGGCTGAAATCATCTATACGCGTCTTACTATAAACATTTAATCAAGAAAAGTCAATGCAAACAGTGGTTGAAATTGAATAACAGAAGGGTTTGACCTGCTTAgttcttgaaaattgaaatggtttttaaaaagtcGAATGATCGGATGGTTTTTAGCTCATCTAACTTTAAAGTTTTGACTTTAGTTTCCAGATCTGTGATGGGTGGAAGGCCATTGATGAAGGGCATGTGTTCTTATCTTCAATAAGCAGAAGGGGCCCAATGGTATCCTTAAACATTTGTGCACACATTCCAACACATAAggaaaaatggtagaaaaagaGAGTGATTTTCAAAGACAAAACCGCACTGCAAAGGGTGGTGAGTCTGGTGACCAACACTCCAACCTACCATAATTGTTGCCAGCCAGGTTAGAAAACCCAAAACCATGTTCTGGTttcaaaaggagaaaaaaaaactttgaaggaCTAGAGAAAATGTTGAGTCTGCAATTAATGCTGGCGGTGTGGCTCATCAAATGACATGGTCAACCTTCTGCAGCCTTAAATGACCCCTATAAATATTCTCTGCAACCCTTCGGCTTCTCCACACCCTTCCTCATTTACTAGCTTTCCTTGTTATCTCTCTTTTTGTGTAAAATTTCTCCTGCTTTCCTTCGTCAGCTCTATTGGGGGGCGCATATTCATTAACATTGAAACTGGAAGCATGGTGTTTCCAATGGTGTTTCTCAAGATTATGGACTGGGTGGTGTACCAACTATTGGCCAACTCATGTTATAGAGCTGCAAGGAAGATGAGGAACTATGGTTTCTTTCTGAGGAACCCTTCTCTTAGAACATCACAACAATATCCCTTGTTCCCTAGTGTGACCAAATGTTGTTTGGAGGGCAGAGGGTCTCATACTTTGGTCTGTGACATTGATGGAGCTTTGTTAAGATCCCAgtctttctttccttatttcatGTTGGTTGCTTTTGAAGGTGGTAGCATTTTCAGAGCATTTCTCTTGCTGCTATCTTGGCCCTTTTTGTGGGTGCTGGACTCTGACCTCAGATTCAGGGTAAtgattttcatttccttttgtgGGCTTAGGTTGAAGGACATGGAGAGTGTTGGAAGGTCTGTTTTGCCTAAGTTTTATCTTGAGAACCTCAACCTTCAGGTCTATGAGTTATGGGCTTCAACTGGCTCTAGGGTTGTCTTCACAAGTGTCCCTAGAGTGATGGTTGAAGGCTTTCTCAAGGAATATTTGAGTGTTAACCATGTTATAGGAACTGAGTTGCAGACTGTTGGGCAATATTTTACTGGTTTGCTGTCTGGTTCTGGTTTGCTTGTAAAGTGCAGTGCTCTCAAGGAATTCTTTGGAGAGAAAAAGCCTGATATTGGCCTTGGAAGTTCAAGCCTCCATGACCACCATTTCATCTCCTTGTGCAAGGTATTTTTAGTAGCTATATTTCTGTGCATAAATTCTTCTGAAATCACTCTCAATAATTACCAAGAAAAACTGAAGGGCgatatgagaaaattttctGCTACATAACTAACAtctttccattttcttgttACTCCAACTAGCCCATGCATATCTAGGACTCCCCCTGTGGGGTCAATTGGGTTTTTAACCAATTTGCATTAAAATCAACTTTTCCAGCTAAGGGTAGGtgaaaacttttttcttttctttccaataTTCAATTGCAGTGGCCACAAAAAGTACGGTTTCTTACACGTGCAATTACACAAGCTGATAACCTTTTTTTACAGCAAATATGAGATTTATATATTGTATATATCTGTATATGGATATCTTTTAATTGATGTTTGCTTGGATTGAATGTATGTGACTGTGACAGGAAAGTTATGTGGTGACCAATGAGGACAGTAAGAGCAGCGCAAGTTCAGTGATGACAAGGGACCAATACCCAAAGCCTCTGGTGTTTCATGATGGAAGGTTAGCTTTCTTGCCCACCCCTTGGGCAACTCTTTCCATGTTCTTGTGGCTTCCTCTAGGCATAGTCCTAGCCATCTATAGAGTTTGTATTGGCATCTTCCTTCCCTACAAGATGGCCAATTTGTTGGGTGTTTGGAGTGGTATTGACATAAGGCTCAAAGGGAATGACATTAAGTCAGATAATAATAGAAAAGGGGTTCTCTATGTTTGCTCACATAGGACACTCTTGGATCCTGTTTTTCTGTGTACAACCCTGGGGAAGCCCTTGACTGCAGTCACATACAGCCTAAGCAAGACGTCTGAGATTATAGCTCCAATAAGAACAGTTAGGTTGACAAGGGACAGAAAAAAAGAT
The window above is part of the Vitis riparia cultivar Riparia Gloire de Montpellier isolate 1030 chromosome 12, EGFV_Vit.rip_1.0, whole genome shotgun sequence genome. Proteins encoded here:
- the LOC117926332 gene encoding glycerol-3-phosphate acyltransferase 1 isoform X2, translating into MVFPMVFLKIMDWVVYQLLANSCYRAARKMRNYGFFLRNPSLRTSQQYPLFPSVTKCCLEGRGSHTLVCDIDGALLRSQSFFPYFMLVAFEGGSIFRAFLLLLSWPFLWVLDSDLRFRVMIFISFCGLRLKDMESVGRSVLPKFYLENLNLQVYELWASTGSRVVFTSVPRVMVEGFLKEYLSVNHVIGTELQTVGQYFTGLLSGSGLLVKCSALKEFFGEKKPDIGLGSSSLHDHHFISLCKESYVVTNEDSKSSASSVMTRDQYPKPLVFHDGRTLLDPVFLCTTLGKPLTAVTYSLSKTSEIIAPIRTVRLTRDRKKDGETMQRLLSEGDLVVCPEGTTCREPYLLRFSSLFAELADEIVPVAMYTHVTMFYGTTASGLKCLDPIFFLMNPRPSYHVHVLGKLPKELTCAGGRPSCEVANYIQRQLADALGFECTTLTRRDKYMMLAGNEGVVQNK
- the LOC117926332 gene encoding glycerol-3-phosphate acyltransferase 1 isoform X1; the protein is MVFPMVFLKIMDWVVYQLLANSCYRAARKMRNYGFFLRNPSLRTSQQYPLFPSVTKCCLEGRGSHTLVCDIDGALLRSQSFFPYFMLVAFEGGSIFRAFLLLLSWPFLWVLDSDLRFRVMIFISFCGLRLKDMESVGRSVLPKFYLENLNLQVYELWASTGSRVVFTSVPRVMVEGFLKEYLSVNHVIGTELQTVGQYFTGLLSGSGLLVKCSALKEFFGEKKPDIGLGSSSLHDHHFISLCKESYVVTNEDSKSSASSVMTRDQYPKPLVFHDGRLAFLPTPWATLSMFLWLPLGIVLAIYRVCIGIFLPYKMANLLGVWSGIDIRLKGNDIKSDNNRKGVLYVCSHRTLLDPVFLCTTLGKPLTAVTYSLSKTSEIIAPIRTVRLTRDRKKDGETMQRLLSEGDLVVCPEGTTCREPYLLRFSSLFAELADEIVPVAMYTHVTMFYGTTASGLKCLDPIFFLMNPRPSYHVHVLGKLPKELTCAGGRPSCEVANYIQRQLADALGFECTTLTRRDKYMMLAGNEGVVQNK